ggtggcgcagcggttgagagtctgcctgccgatgcaggggacacgggttcgcgtcccggtccgggaagatcccacatgccgtggagcggctgggcccgtgagccatggccactgagcctgtgcgtccggagcctgtgctccgcaacgggagaggccacaacagtgagaggcccgcgtaccgcaaaaaaaaaaaaaaaaaaaaaaattctacctttgggcttccctggtggcgcagtggttgggagtccgcctgccgatgcaggggacgtgggttcgtgccccggtccgggaagatcccacatgccgcggagcggctgggcccgtgagccgtggccactgagcctgcgtatctagagcctgtgctccgcaacgggagaggccacaacagtgggaggcctgcataccgcaaaaaaaaaaaaaaaaaaaagtgtacagttcagtattctgttttgttttggtttttgggttttatGTTTTGGGCTGTGCTATGCAGCgtgcgggaccttagttccctgaccagggattgaacccgcgccctcagCAGCGAAAACAtggagacctaaccactggactgccagggcattcccaattcagtggtttttagtatcttcacagagctgtgcaaccaccaccactgTCTTccataacattttcatcaccccaaaagaaagcCCGTACCCGTTAGCAGTCACTCTTCATTCCTCCCAACACCCGGCTCCTGGAACCCACTACTCTGCTCTCTATGGATTTGCATATTGATGTGTTCTTTTTAAAGCATCTCAGTATCCCCAGTGCGTAGTGCTGTGAGGATGGgtatctcccattttacagatgagaaagctgagactCAGGACTCCTCAGGAAACTGACTTTCCCTTTTTTCAGTGTGCCTAGTGTCTCCACAGAACTGGGCTGCCCTGGGGAGGATGGAAACTcagcagaaagagaagaaatgagtTGTGGGCATTGAGTGGGGAGTTCCCTGCTCAGCCACTTGCTGCAGCCCACACCTGGGCCCTCTCGGCTTGGAGGTCACTCTTGAGGGTGGGCTTGCTGACTGCAGATTCAGTGCTGGTGGTCTGAGTTCGATGTTATGCCTGGCCTGTGCCAGGGCCAGTACCAGCACCACTCTCCcacaaggaaacagacatccGGGCAGGCAGGTGAGGGCTGACGGTAGTGTGAGTGGAGGGCCAAGTCAGGGACAGCAACGGGCTGTGGCCTGAAGTCCAGGCTCCACcttttaggagctctgtgactGTGAGCAAGTGACTGCACCCCGCTGggcctctctttccttctctgtgaatGGTACCCATCCTCAGGTACCTCAGGGTGCTGTAAGCCTCAGTGAATCCATGTGGATGCTCCCACCACGGCATCGAGAACTACACGTGGGTTCCCTCCCTCCAGACCCTGGGCCCCAAGGAGCAAAGGCTCAGAAAGGCTGGCGGCTGTCAGAGGCTGAACAGGGGCCGGAGCCAGCATTGTAGTTCCTGACCCTTTGGAGCCTGTCTCCTCAACTGTAAAAGGGGTTTAATaatcattcctccctccctgtaAGTGATAAGGGCTGGGGATGTGCAGTTATCAGCACCCTCTGGGCCTCAGACAGGGAAACCAGACAGGCTCCTGTTACCCCCAAGCTGCTttccctcccagggctgctgtcaTCCTGGCCTCTTCATCCTAGATTTAATTAGCCAGGCAGCCCCACTCCACAGCCTCTCCGGCCGAAGTCAtcactcccattttataggtggggaaactgaggcacctaGAGGGAAGTAGTTTGGGATTGCCGCCTGTGAGTCAGCTGTTGAGCCAGGGCCcagaggagctgggactgggTTTTCCAGCTGGACTTGTCCCTTGGGGTGGATCCCTGTCTCCATCCCCTTGGCACCCTGGGCACCCAGAGAGCCTCTTTTCCAGCTCTCTTTACCTCACCACTCCCTACCACCTCCCACCTGGAGGGCAgcaggagggagtggggaggggcctgCCAAGCCCGGGGAAAGGTGAGAAACTAGTTGGCAGCGCTGGCATGGGGGCTCAGGCCTGTTTCATCTTCAGAGCCGGCTAATGAGAGCCAGAGGCGTTACTCAGATCGGCGGGCTGTGGGTGTGGGGTCTGGACGCCAGCGGTTCCGTGCCCTGGAAATCTGCAATCAGTGGCGCGTCTGTAGCCTGGACCCTAGACCCAGGAGGGGCTGctagctgagccccaggcccagccctctgAGTGCCCCCAAACAGCCCTGCTCCAGCCCTCTGGAAGTCAAGAGTGCTGGGCTCGGGTATTGCTTGACCCCAGATCTCCTGCGGCGgcaaggcctcagtttcccagtccGTGCTAAGCGTGCTGTGAGCCCCGTGACCGGACAGGCCCTGCCAGTCCTCACGTCTGCATCCCGTTGTTTTCCGGCTTCATCGCAGGTTGGGACTTGGCCCCGCCAGCTTTACCCTGGTCTGGCTGCCGCGACCCTAGCCGACCGTCGGCGCGGCCTCCCCCAAAGGTCAGCAGCTTCCGCCTGCCCCGACCCCGGCGCCGGCTCAGCGCCCCCAAGCCGAGGAGGTGGGGAGCCGGGGCCGGCGTCGGGGAAGCGAAGCCAAGCCCTGCGGCGCCCGCCCGACCGGTTTAGCCGGGCCCACGGCGCGCAGTTCCTGCGGGCGCCCGGGGACCGCACCTTGTACACCCCACAGCGGCCACACGGGGAGCCCCAAGGACTCCAATCCGCGTCACCCCCAGAGGCCGCGGGCGGCTGGCGCAGGGTGCGCCTCGCCCGGGCGCCGGCGCGGGGCGCGCTGGTTGCCATCCTCAGCAGTCTGGCAGGCGCGGACGGGGCCCGGGCCGCTGTCCGCCGGAGCGCCCTGAGATTGCAGTCCGCGCGCAGAGGGGACCCTGGCATCCGGGAGCCCAGGCCCACCCAACTCCACCGCCTGTGCATGGGCCTGCGGCTGTTCCGGGGAAGGGGGGCCTGCGCACAGCGGGACAGTTAGCCCCAGCGAAACCAACGAGTCTTAACCTGCCAGCAGGAGGGCAGGGGGGCGGCGGCCCGGAAGGCGGGGGAGGCGGTGGCTCCGTTACGGCCTCGCCCCCGAGAGGGACCCGCCTCAGTTCGGCCGCCCACGCGccgcgcgccccgccccgccccaccccgcccagcGCAGCCAGCCCGGAAGTAGCCGGCCGGCCAGAGCGCCAGCGGCCGCTGGGTCAGGCAGGGTGAGAGCGGCCGACCCGTTACCGCGGGCGCCAGGGCGGTGCTGTGGCTTCGGTACCGGCTGCGGGCAGGCGGCCTAATGAGCTCTCGGCACGCACCTCTGCGCCAGCTGCCTGCCCGGCACCCCCACCCCTGCTCGCCAGCCCTCTTCCCCCCGGGGACCCAGGCGGCCCGCCCTAGCGTCACCCCCGAAACCTCTGGGTTTCATCTCGGGACCCGGGTGCGGGGTCCCCGCTGGCCTCTGCGCGTGGCCGAGGGCGGTTGGGATCTGCTAGGCGGCCCTGGGGTGACAGTGGCCCCTTCGGGGTTGGCGCAGGGGCTCGCGCGCCCTCTGGCGGCCCTGGGGCCCCGCGCGTCTCCAGGCCGCACGTCTGATCCTCCCTCGCTCTTCTGCAGGGACTTGCGTGCCTGACCATGGGGCCCACGAGCCGAGAAACCTGGGCCCAGCGCCTGGGCACCTTCCGGGCCAGCCCGTCCACCTTCATGGCAGGTCCTGAGGGTGAGGATCTGGGTCGTCACCTGCTGAGCGACCTGAGGAATGAGAAGCTGAGCGAGCCGACTAAGGTAGGCCCTGCGTGTGACCCGTGTCCTGGCCCAGGTGGTCCCTTCAGCCAGCCGTGCCCTTAACCTCAGCTTCGTGATTCCCACCCAGAACCCCCTATCCCCAGGTTTCCTTGCTGTCTCTGAGCTTGGAGTACCCAGCCCAGCTGTGGCCGGACGCTCCTGCGGCCGAAGCAGCCGCCACCTCCCTGTTGGATACCCTGGTCCTTCTACCCCCGCGGCCCTCGGCTCTGCGGCGGCCCCTTCTGCTGGCGGCCACCACAGCCTTGGCGGCAGGAGGTGCGCTGGGCCGCTCCTCGGGAGCCTCCCGCCGGCTCTTGCCCCTGCTGCTGGGCTTGGCCTCGGGCCGCGATTTGGGGAGAAGCTTTGGCCCTGCTTCGGAACAGCGCCCCCTGCAGGCCACAGCGTGGGAGTGCCTGCGGGAGCTGGAGAGCTGCAAGCCTGGGCTGCTGGGGGGCTGTCTGGGGCTGCTGCGGGGCCTGCTGGGGCAGGAGGGCGCTGTACAGCCACTCAGCCTGCTGCTGGCACTTGCCCTGCGAAACGCCTTGGTGATACAAGCCAGAGCCAGGGCTGGCCTGCAGGGCCTGCTCGTGGCTGGGGACTGTCCCACTGAGGGTTGTCCCTGGAACTGGATGCTAGCTGAGAAGGGTGATGCCCACCTTCAGCCCCAGGCACCCAGTTGGCCAGCAGCTGAGGAGGGGGAGTGTTGCCTTGCCACGCTGGAGCTCAGTCCTGAGGAGGCCCGGGAGCTGCGGGCTGCCGTGGCCCAGCTTCTGGACGCCTCCTACCTGCTCACTCCTGTGGCCCAGGCCCAGCTTCTGTGGCTGCTGGGCTGGGCCCTGCGGGGTCTTCGGGGACAGCCACCAGTGCTCTTCAAGCCACAGCTGGTACGGCTGCTGGGCACAGCACAGCTGACGCTGCTGCACGCTGTTCTGGCTCTGAAGGCGGCCTTTGGTGAGGCACTGTTCACAGCCCAGGATGAGGCCTTGCTGCTTCGCCGGCTCACCTTGGCTGCCCAGCACccggccctgcccctgcccacccaTCTCTTCTACCTGCACTGCCTCTTGAACTTCCCTGAGAACTGGCCGCTGGGCCCCGCAGGCGAGGAGGCTGCCCCGCTATTGCTGGGGTCCCAGCTATGCCGTGGTCTCCTGCCCAGTCTCCTGCATGACCCGATGGACCTCCTGGCCCGCCTGCATCTGCTGTGCCTCCTCTGTGTGGAAGacgaagaaaaggaggaaaagggccAGGATCAGAGCCCCCGGCGGTACCTGGAGGAGCTACTGGCTGGCCTGCGGCAGAGGGCAGCCCTGGATGGTGGCCCCCGGGCCTTAGCCACTCTCTGCTTCCAGGCCTCCTACCTCGTTGCTCGCTGCCTGGCCGGGCAACCTCTGGTGCTGACACGGTTGACCCACGGACTGGCCCAGCTGTACCGAGCCCGGCCTGCACTGGCTCCCCATTTCGTGGATCTCTTGGATCGGGTGGGCCCTGAGCTGGGGCAACCCTTAAAGGTGGTCTTGCGGCAGGAGGTGGTGTCCGGGCCAGGCAGGGATGAGGCCCTTCGTTGGCACCTGCAGATGCTGGCAAGGGTGGCAGATGGGGATGCCCAGAGTGCCACCCTCGGCTTCCTGCAGGCTGCAGCTGCCCGCTGCATGGACTGGGGCCTCCAGCAGGCCCTCCTGCAGGTCTGCCGGGCCCTGCTGCGGGCAGGTGTTGGAGGAGGCCTGGCGGACTTGCTGCAGGCCCTGGCCAGGCAGCTGGAGGACCCTGATGGGCGGGACCACGCGCGCCTCTACTACATCCTCCTGGCCCATCTGGAAGAGCCCAAGCTGGGGGTGGCCCTGGGCCCCTCCCTTGCCGCACCTGCACTGGCCTCTTCACTGGTGGCCGAGAACCAGGGCTTTGCTGCAGCGCTGATGGTGCAGGAGGCCCCGGCCCCGATTCGGCTAAGCGTGGGTCCCCATAGAGCCAAGGGCCCGGTCCCAGTGCTGCAGCTCCAGGTGGAGGTGCTGGAACAGGTGTATTCTCTGGAACTGCGCTTCCATGTGGAAAGACAGCTCTATGCACCCTTGGGGGCTGTGCACGTGCCCTGCCTGTGCCCCGGCCGCCCTGCCCGCCCTCTGCTGCTGCCTCTGCAGCCCCGACGCCCAGCTCCCGCGAGACTGGCTGTGCGCGCCCTGTACACCACACCCAGCGGCCTCACCTGCCATGCACACCTGCCACCCCTGCTTGTGAACTTCGCTGACCTCTTTCTGCCTTTCCCCCAGCCCCCCGAGGGGGCCAAGCTGGGCTTCTTTGAGGAGCTCTGGGCCTCTTGCCTGCCAAAGGGCACCGAGAGTCGCTTGTGGTGCCCTCTCGGGTCACATGGGCTGGAGGCCTTGGTGTCCCGCCACCTAGAGCCCTTTGTGGTGGTGGCCCAACCCCCGACCAGCTACCTTATAGCCATCCGTCTGCCCCCAGACTCACGGTTGCTGCTGCGGCTGGAAGCAGCCCAGGCGGACGGAGTGCCCGTGGCCCTGCGGACTGATGACTGGGCTGTGCTGCCTCTGGTGGGGGATTACCTCCGGGGGCTGTCAGCGGCTGGCTGAGCCCCAGGGCCGGGCCAGGTAGGAGCAGGACTGCGGCCTTTGCGGGCTCTTGCCTGAGAAGGGCTGCTGAGAGCCAGGATACAGCCCCGTAGCTCCtttctgtaaaaacaaaacaaaacaacccccccctATTTTTGCTAACAATCCtcactggtttgttttcttttgggccCTGGTTGGGGGAAGGCACACTGGGGTGGGGGTCAGAGGCTCCAGGAAAGCTTCCAAGCTAGGAAGCCCCAGACTGCAGGGCATGAAAGTTCCTTCCTGCCCGGATATACTAGGATTCTCTAGAATCCCTGCCCAAGAGGCAGGATAAAAAATATCCACATTTTTGCTTCCCAGAGAGGGAAAAGCCTTGCTCAAAGCCACCCAGCAATTTAGGAATGAGAGTGAAGCTGGACTTAGGCCTCCTGACCTGTGAGCCAGTGCTTTTCAACTCCAGAGGTTTGCAGGGTCTCTGCACAGGGAGCTCAGGCTAGACAGGACGAGGGACCAATGGGCAGAAACAGAGGAGGCTGCAGCGGCCTGGTGGCCCCttcctctagagcccgtgagccacaactactgagcccacgcgcaacaactgctgaagcccacactctgcaacgagaagccactgcgatgagaagcccacgcaccgcaatgaagagtagcccccactcatcgcaactagagaaagcccgcgcagcaacaaagacctaacgcagccaataaataaataaataaaagaacaacattactcattaaaaaaaaaagatgatagaaTATTGTATCCAACAATAGAAGAATACatgttctcaagtgcacatggaacatccacTGTGACCACATtttgggccataaaacacaccttaacaaatttaaaagaacagaaatctgCTTTtggaccacaatggaattaaagtagaaatcaatgaCAGAATGATAGctggaaaattcccaaatatttggagattaagcaACATACTTCTgtataacacatgggtcaaagaagccccatgagaaaatttaaaatatcctgaactaaatgaaaatgaaaatacaacctgtCAAAATCTGTGTGATTCAGTGAAAGCAATACTTGGGAGTGAGGTTTGTGgcattaaatgaatatattagaaaagaagaaagatacaaaaatcaataatctaaccTTTTACTTTAGGttactagagaaagaagagtaaTATGAGCCTACAGCAAGTAgaggaagataaataaaaattaaagcagaaatcagtgaaattgaaaGGAGGAATTCAACAAAGAAAATcgatgaaaccaaaagctggttctatgaaaagatcagtaaaattgataagcctctagctaggctaactaagaaaaaaagagaacacaaattattaataccagaaataaaagaggggacatcactacTGAGCCCATGGACATTAAAGGGATAATAAATATGAACAATTCTGTGCCCACAATCTGATgaatgaaatggaccaattccttgaacaACACAAAGTAACAAAACTTACACAAAGGaaaatagataatctgaatagaGCTATACCTCGAGAAagtgaatcaataattaatagtTACAATGGTTAATACTGTATATTGttaacatataataaatatgtgaggtgacacatcaaatcatcatgatgtacactttaaatatcttacaattttgtcagttatacctcagtaaagctgaaaaaaaaatctcttaaaatgaacaacaaaaattaGTGAAaatctcctaaaaaaaaaaaaagcaacagtccAAGATGGTTCCCTGGTGAATTCCTCTTGTGAAAAAACATTTCAGAAACAATAACAATTCcttacaatctcttccagaaaatagaagcagagggaacacttcctaattcattctGTGAGACCAGCATTATCCTAATACCAACACCAGATAAAGACATCAcgagaaaggaaactacagatcaatatcactcatgaacataggggcaaaaatcctccacaaaaaaatattaggaaattgaattcaatatacataaatgtatGCTAACActaaaagaataaacaatggaaagatgaactaaaatatttaaaagatcacATAGGGCAGGAGAGAACTGTTTGCAAGGAAGAGGAACAGATACTAGGTTTCTCTAAATCTTACTTTGTAGTTTGACTTTGGAAATGTAAATAATCACATAAAGTAAAAGTAaatcttttagggcttccctggtggcgcagtggttgagagtctgcctgccagtgcaggggacacgggttcgagccctggtctgggaagatcccacatgccgtggagcaactgggcccgtgagccacaattactgatcctgcgcgtctggagcctgtgctccgcaacaagagaggccgcgatagaggcccgcgcaccgccatgaagaatggccccctctcgtctcaactagagaaagccctcgcacagaaacgaagacccaacacagccataaataaatacatacatacatacatacatacatacatacatacataaaaaaaaaaaaagaatcaacagcTTTCCTGAAAACTATGGCctacaggccaaatccagcccactgtggttttttttgtttgtttgtttttttcagccCACTgtgtttttgcaaataaagttttattggaacacatccatgcttatttatttacatattgtctgtggctgttttTATGCTACAATGACAAAGCTGAGTACTTGTGTCAGAAACCAAATGTGAGAGGTTCACCAACCTCTGCTATAGATAAATAATAATcagaatgtaaaaagaaaaaaagaaaaaaaggatcttGTTTGTAATAGAAACAATATAagctatctaggaataaactttaaaatatgtataaaagaagaaaaccccACAGCCGTACGGATAAGACataaaaggagacaaaaataaattgtattatgTATCTTATGCTTggtagaaaatgaaagcaaaactcTAATCTGTCAATACCCTCCAGCCAAAGACCACCAGGCACACATCTGTAGTTACTAGTTTTGCAGTGTGGGGTATCTCAGTAAGAAGGCATTACGAAGGATTTCTAGGATTTGGGCTTGTGTTGGGGATATGAGGGAGGGTTTAAAGAAGTAGGACTTTTCTCTGGATTGGATGTCAGCAAGTGGGAGTGTTTCTATGATGGGATATGTTAACAAATCTTAACTATACGGAGGCTAAAGCTGCAATTGGTAAAGTAGCAACAGAAACATATTATCCAAGATAGAgggattttcattatttttgtgtgttggaCAATATTTGTGTCTTTGTCAGTGTTCACATAATTACAGAAtgatcttgtttttgttttgatccTTCACATCACAGAGTGACCTTGTCTGATGTCTATGTTCTGTGAAATTGTTCATGTTCAACAGAACACCAAGGCCAGCTCCTGGATGTCCAaggatgtttttctctttctcaaatcTATAAATTAAATGCAATCTTAATGTTAATTACCAGTTATGTATGGGTTCGTTTTATGAGAGTACTTGCCAAAATCTATTTAAGTTAGGTATCTGGACAAATAAACATTAAAGAAGAgttaagaaatcaaaaggaaagagTACTGCAAAAActagacataaaaagaaaaggctggggcttccctggtggcgcggtggttgagagtccgcctgccgatgcaggggacacaggtttgtgccccgggcagggaagatcccacatgccacggagcggctgggcctgtgagccatggccgctgagcctgcgcgtccggagcctgtgctccgcaacgggagaggccacaacagtgagaggcccgcgtaccacaaaaaaaaaaaaaaaaaaaaaagaaaagaaaagaaaaggcggATATATTTGACTACAAAAAATAAACGTCTTCTCTGTAATAAAAATGACCAATACAGAAGTTTTTAAGACAAACTCgggtaaaatattttcaacacatTTGAGGAAGGGTTGTTATCCctagttaaacacacacacacaccaagacaaaacaaaacactctctACCAGTCAATATATAAAAAGTGAACTCTTAGGGAtcgttttaaaataaaaatatactatcggaaaaaatttttcaagaaaaaaatctggGGCTCGAACACAGAGAGGCGGTATTGCAGAGGAGCTTCAGAGAAGCCTACGCTTCCCAGGAGGCTCTGCGCTGACTGCCCCAGGCCTCCCGACAGGCTCCGCGCGCTTTACGCGCCAGCTTTGGCCTTAGCCCGCGAGCAACGGGGTCGCGACGGACAATGGAAAGCAGCGACGGGGAAGCCGTCGACAAGCGCCGCGTCCACCTGCGCCCTGTTACGCTGCGCGATCCCGCCCCCGCCTTGCTGCATCTTCTGCCCTGCGAGGTTCTGGTTAACCGGCCCGCCCCCGTGGGGCTCTTCTTCACCCCGGCCATCCGCCAGGGTCCCGACGGTAAGCACGCTCGGCTGGACTACGACTCCCGGCAGCCCCCGCGCCGGCGCCGCGCTCTCCTCCGCGAGGAGCTGCGCGAGGGCTTCCGGGGATCGTGGTCCACCGAAGGTGGAGGGAGGGCGGCTACCGGGCTTGCTCCGCTAGGCCTGGATCAGACCCTCACTGGGGCCCTTCTCCTGCCTCCTCCAGGACTGGAAGTGTCGTTCCGGGGCCGCAGTCTACGCGGCGAGGAGGTGGTGGTGCCGCCCGGCCTCGTGGGATATGTGATGacagaagagaagggagaggtGTTGCTCGGGGAGCAGGACTTCTCGGAGGGTTTGGAGGATGACGAGCAAGAGCGGGAACTGGTGGAGCCCCCGGAGGCGCTGGAGCGCGACTTCGTGAGCACGGGGATATAGGGTTGCAAGGGAGCGCGGGTGGGAGCGGCGGCCCAGATGCTGAGCCGGGGCCCCTTCCCCAGGACCGCTTTATCGGAGCCACAGCCAGTTTCAGCAGCTTCACCCTGTGGGGCCTGGAGGCTATCCCCGGTCCCGATGCCAAAGTGCGTGGGGCCCTAACCTGGCCCAGCCTCGCTGCAGCGGTGAGTACATGGAtgagccccctccctcccagaccccatccaacccccccaccccccgccccttcAAGGTGGTTTTCTAAGTTGTCCAGAATCTTGCCTCTGAGTGAATCTGGGGGCTTCGGGGCTGGGGAGAACAATGGGGCAGATGGAACCTGGGTCTGACTGGAGGATTAGACTGGGTAGGGGCAGCATGGCTTCCCCACCACTCTTCTCTGGCCTTCTAGAAGGGCTATGATTTTGAGCAGCTGGGTCTCTCCCGAGGATCTGGGCCACCCAGTCACTATACTGCAGAAATCCAATAGCAGAGGTGATTCCTGTTGCAGATTCACGCACAGGTACCCGAGGACTGAGAACCAGAGCTTGAAATTGAAAGCCACCGATCCCTTCACCCCAGTAAACCCTTCTTCAATTTGGAGCCTGATTCCGTCACCCCAATAAAGGAGCTCTTCACAGAACACCTGTAAGTTTGCCAGCACCTTGGAGTCAGCACTGCCCATTTTCCCACAAGGACCTTTCACAGCTCTGACCTATAGAAACAATTTATTGCCAGGGGGCAGTGGGGCAAGAGAGGGCAGAATTCTGCAGCcagttcccaccccaccccacccccagctcctacTTTACAAAAGAAATTTGTACAGCCACCAGTCCTCTATACAAGCCACCCGCACCCCCCATCTCACTGTACACAGCTGCCTGGCTCCCTCTGGTCCCTGGTTCACAGCAGGCCTGGGCCTGCAGCCAGCTGACCTTGGAGTTGACCTGAGCCCTGAGCTCGCCTTGGGGCTAAGCACCAGTAGGCCTTTACCAGGCCTGTCCTCTCCTTGTGGAGGTGTCCTCAGCCCTCTTTCCCTTGGCGTGCCTCTTGGAGACCCCAGCGGGGCAAGGATGGGCTGTCAGCGCCAGTTCTGCTGGCTTTGCTGGCATTGCCACGGGCACTGCCTGGTCACCATTTTCCCCTCTTGCTCCAGTCTTTGGGAGTGAAGTGCAGACACTTGGAGTCGATCCGAAGAAGCCGCTTGAGCATAGCCCGTTCGTGCCCATCCACGATGTCCTCCGACAGTGTGAGGATATACTGGCCCTGGACAGGAGATGGGGCCAGGCAGGTCAGCCCACGCGGGGCCTGCTCTCCGCACCCCTACACACACGTCtccccctgcctgcctgcctacctTGTAGTAGTTGATGAGGTTGAGGTACTGTAGAGTGGAGATGACATCCTCCTTCTTGATGCTGGTAATTTCACTGATCTCACTGTGGGAGGGCAAAGATCAGGTCCCCTGGGGGCCTACATCTCCACCCCAGGCCCCCAGTAGCCCGAAGAGTgagaaagcccaggaacagaCAGGTCATGCCATGCACCCCCGggcaggcagggccaggctcACTTGATGGTGATCTGCGGCCTCTCTCCGCTCTCTGACTTCAGCCCCATCAAGATCTCCAGAATGGTCTGGGACCAGTAGCTTCGGTAGGATAGGAGGCCAAGATCCGAGAGGGGCTTCTCAGGGGTCCCCGTTTTCCCTTCCACTTTGGAGAGTTCATAGCCTAAAGCAATGGAGCAGGAAGGGGTGGGTAAGCAATCACAGCGTTATGCAACCATCGTTTAGGAATGCAGGTTGCAGAGGTAGACTGCATGGCTCCCATCCTGGGCCTGCCATGTGGtagttctgtgcctcagtttccttgtaagGGAATAGTGAGCGTACTGTTCACCTGTGTGCTGAGGGCACTGAGAGAAGTAGCTACAATCAACTAGAAGCCAGTGAGGGCTTACAGGTGGGATGTGGGGAGTGCAGAGAAAATGGTTTGTGTAAAGTGCATGCCTCCAACTTGCCTCAGTCATACCAGACTCTGCGCCTGGATACGTGAAAAGAGGGGAAGACCCCACCTCTGGTCCAGGCCTGAGGATGCTTGCATTCTCAGTCAAATCAGTCCGCCGGCTGTGACCTGAGAAGCATTAGCTGCTCTAAGACCAGGCTGGCCTGACTGGATGGCTGGGAGGAAGCAAGGAGAAGGGCGCCAAAGCACTTCCCAAGTCAGAGGGAGGCCATTCCTCAGCAGTAGCTACCTCTCCAGTGGCTCTCTCCCTCCCATTCTGACTGCTCTGCCCTCCTCTACCCTGCTGACCACTGGGCACTGGCAGGCAGTTCCTGGTGAGACCCTCAGGCCCTGTGAAACCCTGAGCGGTTTCACATCTCTTGGACAGTATTCATTTCCCCATCAGGGCCCTGAGATGTCTCCACTACTTCTAGAAGCCCTTTATCCCCAGTCATAACGAGCCTTGTGTTGGATCGTAGCCCTTTCTGCTTTCCCCCGATTCATCTTTATTAGCCAGTCTGACCCTCTTGCCCAACTTCCTGTGACTTCCACCAAGCAGCCCGGTGGGGAGGACAGAGAGGCTAGTGCTTTGGAGG
This region of Mesoplodon densirostris isolate mMesDen1 chromosome 7, mMesDen1 primary haplotype, whole genome shotgun sequence genomic DNA includes:
- the RNASEH2C gene encoding ribonuclease H2 subunit C, producing the protein MESSDGEAVDKRRVHLRPVTLRDPAPALLHLLPCEVLVNRPAPVGLFFTPAIRQGPDGLEVSFRGRSLRGEEVVVPPGLVGYVMTEEKGEVLLGEQDFSEGLEDDEQERELVEPPEALERDFDRFIGATASFSSFTLWGLEAIPGPDAKVRGALTWPSLAAAIHAQVPED
- the AP5B1 gene encoding AP-5 complex subunit beta-1 isoform X1; translation: MSSRHAPLRQLPARHPHPCSPALFPPGTQAARPSVTPETSGFHLGTRGLACLTMGPTSRETWAQRLGTFRASPSTFMAGPEGEDLGRHLLSDLRNEKLSEPTKVSLLSLSLEYPAQLWPDAPAAEAAATSLLDTLVLLPPRPSALRRPLLLAATTALAAGGALGRSSGASRRLLPLLLGLASGRDLGRSFGPASEQRPLQATAWECLRELESCKPGLLGGCLGLLRGLLGQEGAVQPLSLLLALALRNALVIQARARAGLQGLLVAGDCPTEGCPWNWMLAEKGDAHLQPQAPSWPAAEEGECCLATLELSPEEARELRAAVAQLLDASYLLTPVAQAQLLWLLGWALRGLRGQPPVLFKPQLVRLLGTAQLTLLHAVLALKAAFGEALFTAQDEALLLRRLTLAAQHPALPLPTHLFYLHCLLNFPENWPLGPAGEEAAPLLLGSQLCRGLLPSLLHDPMDLLARLHLLCLLCVEDEEKEEKGQDQSPRRYLEELLAGLRQRAALDGGPRALATLCFQASYLVARCLAGQPLVLTRLTHGLAQLYRARPALAPHFVDLLDRVGPELGQPLKVVLRQEVVSGPGRDEALRWHLQMLARVADGDAQSATLGFLQAAAARCMDWGLQQALLQVCRALLRAGVGGGLADLLQALARQLEDPDGRDHARLYYILLAHLEEPKLGVALGPSLAAPALASSLVAENQGFAAALMVQEAPAPIRLSVGPHRAKGPVPVLQLQVEVLEQVYSLELRFHVERQLYAPLGAVHVPCLCPGRPARPLLLPLQPRRPAPARLAVRALYTTPSGLTCHAHLPPLLVNFADLFLPFPQPPEGAKLGFFEELWASCLPKGTESRLWCPLGSHGLEALVSRHLEPFVVVAQPPTSYLIAIRLPPDSRLLLRLEAAQADGVPVALRTDDWAVLPLVGDYLRGLSAAG
- the AP5B1 gene encoding AP-5 complex subunit beta-1 isoform X2; amino-acid sequence: MGPTSRETWAQRLGTFRASPSTFMAGPEGEDLGRHLLSDLRNEKLSEPTKVSLLSLSLEYPAQLWPDAPAAEAAATSLLDTLVLLPPRPSALRRPLLLAATTALAAGGALGRSSGASRRLLPLLLGLASGRDLGRSFGPASEQRPLQATAWECLRELESCKPGLLGGCLGLLRGLLGQEGAVQPLSLLLALALRNALVIQARARAGLQGLLVAGDCPTEGCPWNWMLAEKGDAHLQPQAPSWPAAEEGECCLATLELSPEEARELRAAVAQLLDASYLLTPVAQAQLLWLLGWALRGLRGQPPVLFKPQLVRLLGTAQLTLLHAVLALKAAFGEALFTAQDEALLLRRLTLAAQHPALPLPTHLFYLHCLLNFPENWPLGPAGEEAAPLLLGSQLCRGLLPSLLHDPMDLLARLHLLCLLCVEDEEKEEKGQDQSPRRYLEELLAGLRQRAALDGGPRALATLCFQASYLVARCLAGQPLVLTRLTHGLAQLYRARPALAPHFVDLLDRVGPELGQPLKVVLRQEVVSGPGRDEALRWHLQMLARVADGDAQSATLGFLQAAAARCMDWGLQQALLQVCRALLRAGVGGGLADLLQALARQLEDPDGRDHARLYYILLAHLEEPKLGVALGPSLAAPALASSLVAENQGFAAALMVQEAPAPIRLSVGPHRAKGPVPVLQLQVEVLEQVYSLELRFHVERQLYAPLGAVHVPCLCPGRPARPLLLPLQPRRPAPARLAVRALYTTPSGLTCHAHLPPLLVNFADLFLPFPQPPEGAKLGFFEELWASCLPKGTESRLWCPLGSHGLEALVSRHLEPFVVVAQPPTSYLIAIRLPPDSRLLLRLEAAQADGVPVALRTDDWAVLPLVGDYLRGLSAAG